The genome window GAGCGGCGTTTTGCATAGAGCATCCTTACAGGGAATCAGCGACTGGCCAGCGATATCCGTCATTAAACAGGATGAGCCTGGCCATGACTACCAGCAGCCTGATAAATTTTTTTCACTCTGTTAGGTAAATAAACGCAAATTGTTGACGGCAACGGTGAATGTAATGAGGCGTCATAATAATGTTTGCCAACGCCGGTCTGATAAACGATTTATTAATTGCGTGCGTTATTATTTATCGTGCTTCAGCCCAACAGGACCGGCGTTTATTAGTCTGTCATCGTTTTTTCTTATGATAAATAATGGGCGGTGTGCACCATAAAAATTGAGATTCCAGGCTAATAATGAGATTGAAGTCTATTTTATTATAACCTTTTAGAATGCATGGTTTTATTATTATCCGATAAAATAAATGAATTTTAATTATTTAACTCATTGTTTTTAATTGTTTTCTAAATTTTTTATATTTTACTTCCATTACAAGTGTCTATAATCCTATTTACTCATTTTATACATTGCCTTTAGATAAAATTACACTTGCACTCTTTCCCGGATAATTGTTTTTTCACAAACTGCACTTAATATAAAAAGTGGTACTACTTATTTGCCGGAGGCTTTATTTTGCTCTTCCGGTATTTCCTGATGAAGTTTAACTGTCGCCCGGGCTTGCCTGTATTTATCCGAATGGAGACGACGACTTTGACGACCCTGAAACCCCTGTTAGCAAAAAATCGCAGTTGGGCCTTACAAAAAACACAGCGTAACCCGCGCTATTTTGAACGCTATTTACATCAGCAAAAGCCACACTCGTTGTGGATTGGCTGTTCTGATAGCCGTGTACCGGCGGAGGTATTGACCGGTGCCGATCCGGGAGAGCTGTTTGTGCATCGCAATATCGCCAATATGGTGTTAACCGATGACGATAACTTTATGAGCGTACTGCAATATGCGCTGGAGTACCTTGAGGTAAAACGCATCGTACTGTGCGGACACTATGGCTGTGGAGGCGTACAGGCTGCCGTTGCGCTGCCGGACAGCCCGCTGGCGCAGGAGAACTCTCCGCTGTCACGGCGTATTGCTGCCCTGCGCATGGCGCTTACGGATGGGCTGGCGGCGTTTCATGCCGCCGGCGAGACGGACACTGCGCGCCATAACCGCCTGGTAGAGGCTAATGTACTGGCGCAGTTTGCTAACCTGGCAGTCAGCGCCCCGGTGCTGCAAGCCTGGCGTGGCGGTAAAGAACTGGATTTGTTCGGCTGCGTTTACGATCTGCAGTCAGGACATTTAACCGAGTTAATTCAGCAATCTGCAGAGGAAACATCGTCATGATTCCAAAGACGCTTCGGCAGGATCTGCCTGCCGGCCTTGTCGTATTTCTGGTGGCGCTTCCCCTGTGTCTGGGCATTGCTCAGGCCAGCGGCTTGCCACCGTTCGTTGGCCTGCTGACCGGTGTGATTGGCGGGCTGGTCGTCACCTCTTTTAGCCCATCGCGCTTTGCCGTCAGCGGCCCGGCGGCTGGCCTGGTCACTATAGTCGTATCATCTGTTGCTTCATTAGGATCGTTTTCCGCTTTTTTGCTGGCGCTGGTGCTGGCGGGCGTGATTCAGGTCGTACTTGGCCTGCTGCGGGCCGGGCGCTTTATCGCGCTGGTGCCTGGCAGCGTGATCAAAGGGATGCTGGCGGCTATTGGTATTCTTTTGATTATGCAGCAAATCCCGGTTGCGCTGGGAGCCAGCGGCGATAGTGAACTGAGCGCGCTGTTTAGCGGTGAGTTTAGCTTCTCTGTGTCGGCTATCGTTGTCGCTGTGGTCGGCCTGCTGATTTTGTGGATATGGACGACGCCGGTGGTAAAAAAAGTGAAGGCGCTAAGCTGGATCCCCGGGCCGCTTATCGCCGTACTGTTTGGCGGGCTGGCTACTCTGTTTGGCGAGCGGCTGCAGCCGGAATTTATCACTAACCTGCCGCGTATTTCATTGCCGAAATTTGATAGCCTCAGCGCGCTCACTGCCGAGCTGGAAAGGCCTGACTGGCAAGCGTGGCGTAATCCGTCGGTGTATGTTGTTGCCGTTACGCTGGCGCTGGTGGCCAGCCTGGAAACGCTGCTTAGCCAGCAGGCGCTGAACAAGCTGCGCCCGCAGAATCCGTCGCCTTCGCCAAATAAAGAGATGGTGGCGCAGGGCATCGGTAATACCCTGGCTGGTTTTCTTGGCGCTTTGCCCATTACCGCAGTTATTGTCCGCAGTTCGGTGAACGTCAGCGTAGGCGCGCAGAGTAAAATCTCTATTCTGCTGCACGGCGTACTGCTACTGATCTGCGGCCTGTGGTTCAGCGAGTTACTGAATGTGATCCCGCTGGCAAGCCTGGCGGCAGTACTGCTGTATACCGGTTATAAACTGGCTACTCCGCGTCTGTTTATCGATCAAATCCGCATGGGGGCGCAGCAGTTCGTACCTTTTATTACCACTATCGTAGGCATTATCGCCTTCGGGATGCTGGCCGGTATTGGATTAGGGATTGCTACCCAGATTCTGTACAGCATTTATAAAAGCCATCGTAACGCGATGCACCTTACTCGTTACGATGACCATTACGTTTTGCGCCTGCAGCAAAATCTGACTTTTATGCATAATCCGCGTTTGCAGAACCTGCTGGATGAGATCCCGGAAAACAGCGTGGTGATTGTCGATCATGATAATGTGGATTATCTCGATCCCGACGTAAAAGCGGTGCTGAAAGATTTTGGCGAGAAAGCGCCGCGACGCGGCATACGCCTCAATCAATGGCCGGTTGCGGTAAAATAATCTGCCAGCTCTTGCCGCATTTTAAGCGGGTTAGTCTCCTCAGGCACTCAATGAGTGCCTGCTTTATTTTTACCGGCTGAAGAAGATTTATCCTGCCGACGGAACACACCATGATAAGATGCGCCGCTTCGCCAGAATGACATTGGCGCTCCAGATAATATGCCGCCTTAATGAATTTGCGATGCATGCTCTGAAGACGGCAAGAGCAACGCAACAGGTACGCCCGGCTATGCAACTTACGCTTCTTGATAAAAACAGACCGCTCAAAAATTCCCTCATTCTGTTTGTTTTCACTCTCTTCTTTTGTTTTGTTGGTGGGCATTTACGTCTGCCCGCTGAGCTGTCGCTGTTCTGGCCGATCAATGCGTTGCTGACCGCTATTTTTGTGCGTTTCTCCTGGCTGCATCGACCGTATTACTATCTGGTGTGCTATAGCGCGATGGTTCTGAACGACACCCTTTTTTCCGGCTGGGCGATACCTGCCTTTACCCTGAACGCCGCTAATCTGCTGTTTATCCTGGTGGCCGTCTCCATGCTGATCCAGAGACCGGGGCTGCTTAACGCCTCGGGCAGAGTAAAAAGCGCGTTGAACATTTTCCCTGCCTGTCTGTTGGCTTCGATTGCCTGCGCCACCTGGGGGGCGCTGGCTCAGGGGCTGCTTATTAGCGAGCGCTTCCTGCCTGCCTGGAGCGACTGGCTAAGCGAACAGTTTTCTACCGGCGTCCTGCTGCTGCCGTTTCTGCTGACGCTGCCGCGACGGCCATCGCTGCTTTCAACGCTGCGGCGCTGGCAGAACTGTCTGCCGATAGCATCGTTGATGCTGTCGCTGAGTGCGGCGGTAGTGATTGGCGGTGGCGGCAGTCTCTCGTTTCCCGTACCGGCGCTGATTTGGTGTGCCATCAGCTATCCGCTCTGGCTGACCAGCGGGCTTACGCTGATAACCGGCATCAGCGAGATTGTTTTGGTTATGCATGGTTTGATGAATATTCAGGGGGACGACAGCTTGTTACCGCTGGGGCATCTGGCTTCAGCGAGGCTGGGCGTGGCGACGGTCGCGATCAGCCCGCTGATCGTTGCCGTCAGTATGGATGCTATCCGGCAGCTTAATCATCAGCTGGCGCTGCGTGCTAACCATGATTTCCTTACCCGCCAGCTGTCACGTTCAGGCCTGTACGAACGACTGCATCAGCTGCAAAAAAACAGCGATCTGCGCGCGCGCGTAGCCGGTGTGCTGTTGATCGATGTCGATTATTTTAAATCCATTAATGACAACTACGGACACGATGCAGGCGATGCGGTCCTGTTTGAGGTTGCGCAGCGTATGCAACAGGCGGTAGGGCAGGAGGGGTTAGTTTGTCGTTTTGGCGGAGAAGAATTTTTGGTACTGCTTTTCGGGCTAAGCGATGAGCAACTACTGGAGAAAGCGGAGGCGATTCGTCACAGCATTATGCAGGAAAAAATCATGCTGCGTGGCAGTGGTGTTGCTGTTACCGTCAGTATCGGCGTAGCCAGCGGCGATCTTGAAACTAATAACGTGAGCGAGTCGTTTAACCGGCTGGTTTCTGCCGCCGATAAACAGCTGTTTATATCAAAACGCAACGGACGCAATCAGACAACGTCCTCGCTAATAAGCGAAAACGCGGTATCCCACACTCCTGCATAGCTTGCATCAGAAAAAACCGCAGCAGCTAACCTGCACTGCTGCGGGGTCAGAATTAAGTATGGGTTTGGACATTAAGAACGGATATAGCTACGAATTACATCGGCGATGGCTTTGTTCGCTTCCCGGCCATTACGGTGTTCAACTTCATTCGCCAGGTTTTCCAGATATTTATTCAGCTTGCCGCCGGTGGGGACATTGCCGAAGGTAATCAGCATCTGGACGATTTGACGCAGAGCCAGCAGCTCCAGCGACAGGCGTTCAACAACAGGATCTTTCTCAGACATACAAACTCCGGCGGATACGTTTCTTTTCTGCGAGGTATCATACGTTGTTGTGCATTTTTCAATCGGCCAAACAGAAGTGATAAGCGGCGGCATTTTGCGCCGCTCTCGTAACGGATTTTCCTGCGGGAGCGTTATTTTGCTAAGGTTTCGACAGGCTAACCATACGGGGCATACCATGCAGATCGGCTCTTCGCGCCTGACTTATCACCCCATAACCGAAAGCGACTGGCCGTTTTTCCTTGCGCTTTATCAGGATCAGAATGTCATGCGATTCGTGGCCGATCCGCGAGATGCCGATGAGATTCGCCGTGTGGCATTTAACGTGCGCCTACCGCCCTGGCAGCGCGGCAGCAAGCATTGGCTTTGTCTGGTGTTAAGGGAGAAAACGTCGGGCGATCGGGTAGGCGTCAGCGGTTTTATCGATCGCGGGCACAACAGCGCCGAGGTGGGATATCTGCTGAGCGCCGCCTTTCATGGCAATGGCTACGGCACGGAATCGCTGCGCGCTATTTGTCAGGCCGCCTTTGCGCTCGGGTTCAGTAAACTTACCGCAACGGTTACCACCGGCAACCTGGCCTCGAAAGCGGTGCTGGAAAAGGTTGGTTTTATGCAGGAAGCGATATTGCGAGAGAGTTACTATCTTAACGGTCGCTGGCAGGATGACGAGATCTTTGCGCTGTTGCCGCCAGCCGGGCCGGCGGCAACGGAGGGATAAATTCATGCCTGGTGGGACGCCTCTACCCGTTCAAAGCGTTGGGCAATCAGCAAATAAGCGATGACCGCCAGCACGCCGTGCGCGGCGACAAACCACAGCGCATCGGCAAACGAGCCGGTAACCGAAACCACGTAGCCAATCACCAGCGGCGTGATGATGCCGGCAATATTGCCGATACCGTTAAAAACGCCGCCGCACAAGCCGATCATCGTTTTGGGCGCCACGTCTGATAACACCGCCCAGCCCACGGCGGCAAAGCCTTTGCCAAAAAAAGCCATCGCCATCAGCAGGATCACCGCGCTGTTGCTATCCACAAAGTTGGCGAACACCAGCAGCGTAGAGAACCCCATCCCGAGCACAAAAGGCGTTTTACGTGCCCGGGAAGGGTGTACGCCCCTACGGATCAGCACATCCGACAGGTAGCCGCCAAGAATGCCGCCGCTAAAGCCGCAGATGGCAGGCAATGCCGCGACCCAGCCCGCCTGCATAATGGTCATGCCGCGTCCCTGGATAAGGTAAATGGGAAACCAGGTGATAAAGAAATAGGTGAGAGCGGTGATGCAATATTGACCGAGGTAAATCGCCCACAGGTTACGGTTATTAAACAGGCATTTCATTTCATGTAGCGATATCGGCTTTGCGTTCTTTTTGCGATCGGCCTCTAAATCTACCAGCGCGCCGCCCGCTTTCATCAACGCTTTCTCTTGCGCGCTCAGACGTGGATCGCTGTGCGGCTCACGGTAAAAAGCGAACCAGAGCAACGATAACGCAATCCCCAACGCCCCCATCCAGACAAAAACATGCTCCCAGCCCAGCGAATGCGTTAGCCAGGCCATGATCGGCGTAAATACTACTACCGCCATGTACTGTCCGGAGTTAAAAAGCGCTGAGGCGACACCGCGTTCGCGCGTAGGGAACCAGCAAGAGACGATGCGCGAGTTGGCCGGGAAGGCTGGCGATTCTACTAACCCCAGCATAAAGCGCATCAGGAACAGCGTCATGGCCGCCAGCGAGCCGGTGAGACCTATCCAGCCTACGGTGCCTTGCAGAGCGGTAAAGATTGACCACAGCAGCAGGCTACAACCATAAACACGGCGGGCGCCAAAACGATCGAGCAGCCAGCCGCCGGGAATTTGCCCCAGCGCATAGGCCCAGGCGAAAGCGGAGAAGATCATACCAAGCATCAGCGGATCAAGACCCAGCGCCTTCACTACTGACGTCCCCGCTATCGACATGGTGGCGCGGTCGGCGTAGTTAATAACCGTAATAATAAAAATTAACGCTAATACCCAGTAACGGTGATGGCCTACGCGCATCGCATGGTCGGCGGATATATCAAGCTCTTTGCTGCTCATAGCTACCTCGCTCTTTTATTTTTTAGCCAGGGTCAAAGGGGCACTGCGCCAGGTCAGACTTTATTGGGCGGCGTCTCTCCGTTAAAACAGGCGGCCAGATTGCGCAGCACGATGTTGCCCATTTCCAGGCGAGTCTGTTGAGTCGCGCTGGCGCGGTGCGGTTGCAGCGTGACCTGCGGCAGCGTAAAGAAAGCTTCCGGGACATGCGGCTCATTGGCGAACACATCCAGGCCGGCTCCGGCAATGCGCTTATGCACCAACGCATCAAGCAACGCCGCTTCATCCACCAGCTTCCCACGGGCAATATTAATAAAGAAGCCGTCGCTTCCCAGCGCATCAAGCACCGAGGCAGTGATCATCACCTTGCCGTCGTCCGCTGAGGCAGCAAGTACCAACACGTCCACTTCACGTGCCAGCGCGTGCAGATCGTCGATAAAACGCCACGGTAACGCCGGACGCGGCGTTCGGCTGTGGTAAAGCACCTCCATCTGAAAAGCCCCGGCGCGGCGGGCGATCGCCGTGCCTACCTGACCCATGCCGACGATCCCCAGCCTGATGCCGGTGACCTTACGCGCCAGCGGCAGCGGGGTTTCCGGCCAGCGGCCGGCGCGCAATATCATCTCCGCTTCGCTCATCCGGCGTAAGGTGGCGATCAGCAGGCCAAACGCCATATCGGCGACATCATCGGTCAGCACGCCGGGTGTGGTCGTCACGACAATATTGCGCCGCGCGGCATGGTTTAAATCCACCGCATCCGTACCGATACCGCTGATGGCGATGATTTTAAGTGCGGGCAGCCGATCCATTGTGGCGTTATCCAGACCTTTCGCTCCGCCGGTGACCACGCCCTGAATAAACGGGCCGACGTCATCAAGCAGGGCGCTGGCATCGGTGGCCTGATAAAGACGATGAAGCTGATAGCGGGCCAGCAGTTGCCGCTCAATAGCTTCCGGCAGCGGCTGCGTTAACAGGATATGAACGGGAGAGGCGTCTTTCATAAGCGTAGATAGTCCATTGAGTAAGGTTAGAACCAGCATGGACAGCCTAATAATACCTGTCTAATATAAACCCGGTATGCATTGATATAAGAATTGAATAATGGAGCTGCATCAGCTGAACTGTTTTCTGGCGGTGGCCGAAGAGCTTAATTTCAGCCGCGCGGCGGCGCGTCTGAATATGACCCAGCCGCCGCTTAGCCGCCAGATCCAACTGCTGGAAAAAAGCCTGGGCGTCATCCTTTTCGATCGTAATAACCGTCACGTTCAGCTCACTGCCATGGGCGCGCAGCTGTTAAAAGAGGCGAGGCTGATACTGAAGCTAAGCGATCGGCTGGCGCTCTCTTTGCAGCAGAGCGCGGCCGGCGAGACGGGGAGTTTGTCGATGGGATTTACCGCCGTGTTCTCCTGGGCGTTTATTCCCGGTCTGCTTAAAGAGATGGCGGTGCGGCTGCCAGGCGTGACGTTCGATCTCTATGAACTGGTATCGAATAAGCAGATCGCCGCCATTGATAATAATCAGCTGGATATCGGTTTTGTGCGCCATGTTCCTCCCGATCCCCGATTTGCGTGGCTGCCGTTAAATGCCGAAAGCCTGATTGCCGCCTTTCCCAGCGATCATCCCTTAGCGCGTAAACGTAAAATTCCGCTGGCGGCCTTTAACCATGAGCCTTTCTTTTTGTATGCGAAAGATGAAGCGCGCTATTTTTACGATCGCATTACCGATCTGTTTGTTTTTCACCAGATAAAGCCGGATTACAAATATCAGCTGGCGCAAACGCATACCATCCTGGGAATGGTCAACGCTGGTTTGGGCTGCGCTATCGTTCCCGCCTCGGCAAAAACGCTTGGCTTTGCCAACGTGACCTTTATGACCCTGGAAGATGTGAATATTCAGGCGCTTAACTTCCTGGTGTACGCCAAAGATAATCCCAACCCGGTTTTAACGCATTTTTTGAAGGCGGTAACAGAATGGCATGCGGAACGCGGCGAGCTTGCTGGAGGAGGCTGAGTGGGGAAGGTGGTTATTCAGGCCACAAGCTCATGTAATGGTAAGCCTGTGACGCGGCTGGTTAATGATATTTCGCTGGATTAGGATGCCAACCCAATAGCCTGGAATTTACTCAACGGGTTTACAGACTTCCGTTTCAGGGACGAAACGGAAGTCGTGATTGAGCGTTTAAGCGCGCCTTTTTTTCCTGAGCCAAAGCAGCGCCAGGATCAACGCGACGCCTGCGGCCGCCATGCCGATGCGGGATAGCAGCATCAGCGGAGACGTTTCCCCGCCAGCGCGCAGCGTTTTCACGCGCTCTGCGCTGATTTGCACCTGGCTGTGTCCGATATCCTGCATGACATAGTTGGTGACTGCGGCAATTTGCTGGTCGTTGAGCGAGCTGGAAAAACCGATCATCCCCTGACCTTTTTCCGGCCAGACGCCCTGCAATATGGCCATCGCCACGTTGTCGGCGGTGGGTTTAGCCAACACCGGATGGTGTTGCAGTGCCGGAAGCCCGTTGAGTCCCTGACCGGACAGGTTGTGACACGACGCGCAGTTATCACGATACAACTGCTCGCCCTCGCTGAGTCCCGCCAGCGCCTGCGGTATGTCATTTCCCTGAACCGGCGTCAGACCTTTTACCGTAACCGACTTGTTAGCGGCGCGGTCTGCTGGTAACAGATAAGTGGCGATCGCCTGCAGATCTTCCGGCGTCATGCGCGAGAAGCTTTTGTCGATCGCTTCCAGCATCGGACCGCCCGCCGTGGCGCCATTATCGGCATGGCCGGTTGCGAGGTAGTCTGCCAGCATCTTTTGTGTCCAGCGCGGTTCGCCCTGCAGTGTCGCTGCAGTGATGTCCGGCGCGTACCAGGTGCCGAGCGAGGCGCCCTGCAGATTCTTCTTCTGCTGTTCCGCCATCAGAATGTTACGCGGCGTGTGGCACGTGCTGCAGTGGGTTAATCCCTGCACCAGATAGGCGCCGCGATTCCATTCATCCGTCTGCGTCGCGTCCGGCTGATAAACCTTGCTGTCAGCGAACAGCAGGTTCCAGGCCGCCATGCTGAAGCGCAGGTTAAACGGGAACGGCAGTGCGGTTGCCTCCGGTTTCGCATCGACCGGCTGCACGCCATGCATAAAATAGGCATAGAGCGCGGCAACATCTTCGTCAGTCAGCCGGGCATAAGCGGTATAGGGCATTGCCGGATAGAGCTGGCTGCCGTCTCCGCGTATACCTTTACGCAGCGCCGCCGCAAACTGCGCTTCGCTGTAGTTGCCGATACCGGCGCTTTTCGATGGCGTAATATTGGTGCTGAAAATAGTGCCGAGCGGGCTGGTGATGGCATGGCCGCCGCTGAACGGCGCCTTGCCCTCTTCCGTGTGGCAGGCGCCGCAGTCGCCGGCTATCGCCAGATATTCGCCGCGCTTGATCAGTTCACTCTGATCCGCCGGGTGTGCCTGAACTGAGGTGACAGCCAGCACGCCTGCCGCAAACAGAGATTTCCAGTGTTTAACCATGTTGTGTCTCCTGGATAATTTTGTCTGCAGTGCGCAGCGCCAGCGCCATAGCGGTTAGCGTGACGTTGCAGGTGCCGACGGTAGGCATTACGCCGGTGCCGACCATAAACAGATTCTGGTGGTCGTGCGCGCGTCCCCACGCATCGGTTACGCTGGTGGCGGGATCAAGCCCCATCGACAGCGTGCCGGTAATATGCTGGCGGTTAGAAAATTTGCCGCTTTTGCTGTGCTTAATATTGATGGCACCAAGTTTGGCCGCGATGGCGTCATAACATTCGCGCGTTTTCTCGGTGCCTTTCACCACGTAATCATCGATATTCCAGTAGAGCGATGGCGTAGGCAGACCGAGCGCGTCCTTGTTTCCG of Pantoea alhagi contains these proteins:
- a CDS encoding GNAT family N-acetyltransferase; this encodes MQIGSSRLTYHPITESDWPFFLALYQDQNVMRFVADPRDADEIRRVAFNVRLPPWQRGSKHWLCLVLREKTSGDRVGVSGFIDRGHNSAEVGYLLSAAFHGNGYGTESLRAICQAAFALGFSKLTATVTTGNLASKAVLEKVGFMQEAILRESYYLNGRWQDDEIFALLPPAGPAATEG
- a CDS encoding LysR family transcriptional regulator, producing the protein MELHQLNCFLAVAEELNFSRAAARLNMTQPPLSRQIQLLEKSLGVILFDRNNRHVQLTAMGAQLLKEARLILKLSDRLALSLQQSAAGETGSLSMGFTAVFSWAFIPGLLKEMAVRLPGVTFDLYELVSNKQIAAIDNNQLDIGFVRHVPPDPRFAWLPLNAESLIAAFPSDHPLARKRKIPLAAFNHEPFFLYAKDEARYFYDRITDLFVFHQIKPDYKYQLAQTHTILGMVNAGLGCAIVPASAKTLGFANVTFMTLEDVNIQALNFLVYAKDNPNPVLTHFLKAVTEWHAERGELAGGG
- a CDS encoding MFS transporter, translating into MSSKELDISADHAMRVGHHRYWVLALIFIITVINYADRATMSIAGTSVVKALGLDPLMLGMIFSAFAWAYALGQIPGGWLLDRFGARRVYGCSLLLWSIFTALQGTVGWIGLTGSLAAMTLFLMRFMLGLVESPAFPANSRIVSCWFPTRERGVASALFNSGQYMAVVVFTPIMAWLTHSLGWEHVFVWMGALGIALSLLWFAFYREPHSDPRLSAQEKALMKAGGALVDLEADRKKNAKPISLHEMKCLFNNRNLWAIYLGQYCITALTYFFITWFPIYLIQGRGMTIMQAGWVAALPAICGFSGGILGGYLSDVLIRRGVHPSRARKTPFVLGMGFSTLLVFANFVDSNSAVILLMAMAFFGKGFAAVGWAVLSDVAPKTMIGLCGGVFNGIGNIAGIITPLVIGYVVSVTGSFADALWFVAAHGVLAVIAYLLIAQRFERVEASHQA
- a CDS encoding GGDEF domain-containing protein — encoded protein: MQLTLLDKNRPLKNSLILFVFTLFFCFVGGHLRLPAELSLFWPINALLTAIFVRFSWLHRPYYYLVCYSAMVLNDTLFSGWAIPAFTLNAANLLFILVAVSMLIQRPGLLNASGRVKSALNIFPACLLASIACATWGALAQGLLISERFLPAWSDWLSEQFSTGVLLLPFLLTLPRRPSLLSTLRRWQNCLPIASLMLSLSAAVVIGGGGSLSFPVPALIWCAISYPLWLTSGLTLITGISEIVLVMHGLMNIQGDDSLLPLGHLASARLGVATVAISPLIVAVSMDAIRQLNHQLALRANHDFLTRQLSRSGLYERLHQLQKNSDLRARVAGVLLIDVDYFKSINDNYGHDAGDAVLFEVAQRMQQAVGQEGLVCRFGGEEFLVLLFGLSDEQLLEKAEAIRHSIMQEKIMLRGSGVAVTVSIGVASGDLETNNVSESFNRLVSAADKQLFISKRNGRNQTTSSLISENAVSHTPA
- a CDS encoding SulP family inorganic anion transporter codes for the protein MIPKTLRQDLPAGLVVFLVALPLCLGIAQASGLPPFVGLLTGVIGGLVVTSFSPSRFAVSGPAAGLVTIVVSSVASLGSFSAFLLALVLAGVIQVVLGLLRAGRFIALVPGSVIKGMLAAIGILLIMQQIPVALGASGDSELSALFSGEFSFSVSAIVVAVVGLLILWIWTTPVVKKVKALSWIPGPLIAVLFGGLATLFGERLQPEFITNLPRISLPKFDSLSALTAELERPDWQAWRNPSVYVVAVTLALVASLETLLSQQALNKLRPQNPSPSPNKEMVAQGIGNTLAGFLGALPITAVIVRSSVNVSVGAQSKISILLHGVLLLICGLWFSELLNVIPLASLAAVLLYTGYKLATPRLFIDQIRMGAQQFVPFITTIVGIIAFGMLAGIGLGIATQILYSIYKSHRNAMHLTRYDDHYVLRLQQNLTFMHNPRLQNLLDEIPENSVVIVDHDNVDYLDPDVKAVLKDFGEKAPRRGIRLNQWPVAVK
- a CDS encoding carbonic anhydrase, with protein sequence METTTLTTLKPLLAKNRSWALQKTQRNPRYFERYLHQQKPHSLWIGCSDSRVPAEVLTGADPGELFVHRNIANMVLTDDDNFMSVLQYALEYLEVKRIVLCGHYGCGGVQAAVALPDSPLAQENSPLSRRIAALRMALTDGLAAFHAAGETDTARHNRLVEANVLAQFANLAVSAPVLQAWRGGKELDLFGCVYDLQSGHLTELIQQSAEETSS
- a CDS encoding 2-hydroxyacid dehydrogenase: MKDASPVHILLTQPLPEAIERQLLARYQLHRLYQATDASALLDDVGPFIQGVVTGGAKGLDNATMDRLPALKIIAISGIGTDAVDLNHAARRNIVVTTTPGVLTDDVADMAFGLLIATLRRMSEAEMILRAGRWPETPLPLARKVTGIRLGIVGMGQVGTAIARRAGAFQMEVLYHSRTPRPALPWRFIDDLHALAREVDVLVLAASADDGKVMITASVLDALGSDGFFINIARGKLVDEAALLDALVHKRIAGAGLDVFANEPHVPEAFFTLPQVTLQPHRASATQQTRLEMGNIVLRNLAACFNGETPPNKV
- a CDS encoding cytochrome c, with protein sequence MVKHWKSLFAAGVLAVTSVQAHPADQSELIKRGEYLAIAGDCGACHTEEGKAPFSGGHAITSPLGTIFSTNITPSKSAGIGNYSEAQFAAALRKGIRGDGSQLYPAMPYTAYARLTDEDVAALYAYFMHGVQPVDAKPEATALPFPFNLRFSMAAWNLLFADSKVYQPDATQTDEWNRGAYLVQGLTHCSTCHTPRNILMAEQQKKNLQGASLGTWYAPDITAATLQGEPRWTQKMLADYLATGHADNGATAGGPMLEAIDKSFSRMTPEDLQAIATYLLPADRAANKSVTVKGLTPVQGNDIPQALAGLSEGEQLYRDNCASCHNLSGQGLNGLPALQHHPVLAKPTADNVAMAILQGVWPEKGQGMIGFSSSLNDQQIAAVTNYVMQDIGHSQVQISAERVKTLRAGGETSPLMLLSRIGMAAAGVALILALLWLRKKRRA